One window of Leifsonia sp. AK011 genomic DNA carries:
- a CDS encoding class I adenylate-forming enzyme family protein: MTDILRALLDSCDRTPDAPALTFRRTTLRYSDLRDRIQGVASSLTLRGLRPGDRVLFSVRPGIDAIVLALALIAAGGTVVFADPGAGDELFRARARLVAPRWVAAESVLYAASSGPLRGIARRRGIELPDYGAVVPDARHVYSGPWLPGVPHGALSLRWFGVNRRPGRASASWRGPDMAFAPSSSAPAEALIIFTSGTTDDPKAVVHSRESLGTGLDDFATAVGFVAGERVLTDQLMVGIPALISGAHWELPPPGLDPGARPERYLALLPRADVLFTVPAALDALLGMLETRPDLTPRLRALLIGGAPVLRPLLERARRLLPNTTIRAIYGMTEILPVAIADGDEKLAFDGTGDYVGRVMPSIRAAIVDGELVVAGPGLADYLGTPLAELRTGDLATLDGDRLVLAGRAKDMFIRGTTNVYPGLYEPVIAGLPGVRAAALAGIPNDIGDDELVLALVLDAAGSVDVVRAALPGLIDAAVLPDRIVVLDALPTKGRSSKLDRAALAEVLR, encoded by the coding sequence ATGACCGACATCCTCCGCGCGCTGCTCGACTCGTGCGACCGCACCCCGGACGCTCCCGCCCTGACGTTCCGGAGGACGACACTCCGCTACAGCGACCTCCGCGACCGGATCCAGGGCGTGGCGTCCTCCCTGACGTTGCGAGGGTTGCGCCCCGGGGACCGCGTGCTGTTCTCCGTACGCCCGGGCATCGACGCGATCGTGCTCGCGCTCGCGCTTATCGCGGCCGGTGGAACTGTCGTGTTCGCCGATCCGGGGGCTGGCGACGAGTTGTTCCGCGCACGTGCGAGGCTCGTCGCGCCGAGGTGGGTGGCGGCCGAGTCGGTGTTGTACGCCGCGTCATCCGGCCCGCTTCGCGGCATCGCGCGACGCCGGGGCATCGAACTGCCCGACTACGGGGCGGTGGTTCCGGATGCCCGGCACGTGTACAGCGGACCGTGGCTGCCTGGGGTGCCTCACGGCGCGTTGAGCCTCCGGTGGTTCGGCGTGAACCGACGCCCGGGACGGGCGTCGGCATCGTGGCGAGGGCCGGACATGGCCTTCGCTCCCAGCTCCAGCGCCCCGGCGGAAGCGCTGATCATCTTCACGTCGGGCACCACCGACGACCCCAAGGCGGTCGTGCACTCGCGCGAGTCACTCGGCACGGGTCTCGACGACTTCGCGACGGCGGTCGGATTCGTCGCGGGGGAGCGTGTGCTCACTGACCAGCTCATGGTGGGCATCCCCGCGCTCATCTCGGGTGCGCACTGGGAGCTTCCCCCGCCAGGCCTCGACCCCGGGGCGAGGCCGGAGCGGTACCTCGCACTGCTGCCGAGGGCCGACGTGCTGTTCACGGTGCCCGCTGCACTCGATGCTCTACTCGGGATGCTCGAGACCCGCCCCGACCTCACACCTCGGCTGCGCGCACTCCTCATCGGCGGGGCTCCCGTGCTGCGACCACTCCTCGAGCGAGCGCGCCGGCTGCTGCCGAACACCACGATTCGCGCGATCTACGGCATGACGGAGATCCTGCCGGTCGCGATCGCCGATGGCGACGAGAAGCTCGCGTTCGACGGCACGGGCGACTACGTCGGTCGGGTCATGCCCTCGATTCGCGCGGCCATCGTCGACGGCGAGCTTGTGGTCGCGGGCCCCGGCCTCGCCGACTATCTCGGCACGCCCCTCGCCGAGCTCCGCACGGGTGACCTGGCCACACTCGACGGCGACAGGCTCGTGCTCGCGGGTCGAGCCAAGGACATGTTCATCCGCGGCACCACCAACGTGTACCCGGGCCTCTATGAGCCGGTGATCGCGGGCCTCCCGGGCGTCCGTGCTGCGGCGCTCGCCGGCATCCCGAACGACATCGGCGACGACGAACTCGTGCTCGCCCTGGTGCTGGATGCCGCGGGCTCCGTCGATGTCGTGCGCGCTGCCCTCCCCGGTCTCATCGACGCTGCCGTCCTGCCCGACCGCATTGTTGTGCTCGACGCCCTCCCCACGAAGGGGCGCAGTTCGAAGCTCGACCGTGCCGCTCTCGCGGAGGTGCTGCGATGA